ATTCCGCTCAAAAAAAATGCAGATCTAGCTTTGGAAAACTCTCCTTCTGTCAAAAGTTGTCTTGTGGTTAAAAGAACAAACACTTCTGTTAATATGACCTTTGGCCGTGATACCTTTTGGGAGGAAGAGATGAGAACCGTCTCTTCTGTCTGCGAACCAGAACCACAAGACTCTGAAGATCCACTCTTTATCCTTTATACTAGTGGTTCTACCGGAAAACCAAAAGGACTACTTCATACCACCGCTGGATACTTGGTTTATGCCCAAACTACTTTTAAGTATATCTTTGACTACCACGAAGAAGACACTTATTGGTGTACGGCTGATATTGGTTGGATTACAGGGCATACTTATATTGTTTATGGACCATTAGCTTGTGGAGCAACCAGTCTTATGTTTGAAGGCACCCCTAACTACCCCTCTCCAAATAGATATTGGGAAATAGTAGAGAAGTACCAAGTAAATATCTTTTATACTGCCCCAACTGTTATCCGAGCCTTAGCCAGGGAAGGTGAAGAATGGGTAAATAAACATGACCTCTCTAGCCTTCGTCTTTTAGGCTCAGTAGGAGAACCAATTAACCCTGAGGCGTGGTTATGGTATTATCGAGTAGTAGGTAAAGAAAGGTGTCCCGTTGTTGATACTTGGTGGCAGACAGAAACAGGAGGTATTCTTATTACCCCTTTGCCTGGAGCTATGACCCTTAAACCTGGTTCAGCCAGTAAGCCTTTCTTTGGAGTAAAACCAGCCATCTTAAAAAAAGACGGAGAAGAAACTTTGGTAAATGAAGAAGGAGCTTTAGTGATTAAAGCACCCTGGCCAGGAATAGCTCGTAGTATTTATGGGGACAGCGATAGATTTCAAGCTACTTATTTTTCACAATATTTAGGTAATTACTTTACCGGAGATGGAGCTCGCCTTGATGAAGATGGAGATTATTGGCTTTTGGGTCGGATAGACGATGTCATTAATGTCTCAGGACACCGTTTGGGCACCGCTGAGATTGAAAGTGCTTTGGCTCTCCATTCAAAAGTAGCCGAAGCCGCGGTAGTTGGTTTTCCCCATGAAATTAAAGGACAAGGCATTTATGCTTTTGTCATCTTAAAAGCTGGTCTTAAACCCGAAGAAGGACTAAAAGAAGAACTTGTCCTCCAGATAAGAAATCAAATAGGTCCTATTGCTAAACCAGACAAGATTCAATTTACCGAAGTTCTTCCTAAAACAAGATCAGGCAAGATCATGCGACGAATCTTGCGAAAAATTGCTGAGGGAAAGATAGATGAGATAGGAGATACCACCACCCTAACCGATTCTTCGGTGCGGTGGTCGAGCATTTAATAAAAGAAAAAGATAAATCTTAATTGAGGAGGGATCTTTTATGCAGTATATCTTGATCTTTGATGCTAAA
The sequence above is drawn from the bacterium genome and encodes:
- the acs gene encoding acetate--CoA ligase, coding for MVSNVIFSPPEVFSSHAHLKSLKDYQVLYEESINKPDEFWAKQALEIDWIKKWDQVLEYDFTKPKVQWFVGGKLNVSANCLDRHLKTFRKNKAALIWEAEDGESKTYTYQELYYLVCRFANLLKKKGVKKGDRVCFYLPMIPELAIGILACSRVGAVHSVVFGGFSAESLKERLNDCQAKVLVTSDGSFRHGKVIPLKKNADLALENSPSVKSCLVVKRTNTSVNMTFGRDTFWEEEMRTVSSVCEPEPQDSEDPLFILYTSGSTGKPKGLLHTTAGYLVYAQTTFKYIFDYHEEDTYWCTADIGWITGHTYIVYGPLACGATSLMFEGTPNYPSPNRYWEIVEKYQVNIFYTAPTVIRALAREGEEWVNKHDLSSLRLLGSVGEPINPEAWLWYYRVVGKERCPVVDTWWQTETGGILITPLPGAMTLKPGSASKPFFGVKPAILKKDGEETLVNEEGALVIKAPWPGIARSIYGDSDRFQATYFSQYLGNYFTGDGARLDEDGDYWLLGRIDDVINVSGHRLGTAEIESALALHSKVAEAAVVGFPHEIKGQGIYAFVILKAGLKPEEGLKEELVLQIRNQIGPIAKPDKIQFTEVLPKTRSGKIMRRILRKIAEGKIDEIGDTTTLTDSSVRWSSI